In one window of Nocardia brasiliensis DNA:
- the menD gene encoding 2-succinyl-5-enolpyruvyl-6-hydroxy-3-cyclohexene-1-carboxylic-acid synthase, with product MNPSTAQAQVVVDELARGGVRDVVLCPGSRNAPLAFALQAADAAGRLRLHMRIDERTAGFLAIGLSVASRLPVPVVMTSGTAVANLGPAVLEANYARIPLVVLSANRPYEMLGSGANQTVEQFGLFGSQVRAAISLGLAEQEPATAECAEYGHQNSQWRSAVCRVLAAARGTRSGNAGPVHFDIPLREPLVPDLAPGEQPPAGRDADEAWTKTQYATLDVPLDLDLTPDTVVISGHGAGLRPELAALPTVAEPTAPMHGPALHPLALPLLRPRQAIITGRPTLHRQVSKVLADPAVRVYALTTGPRWPDVSGNVLGTGTRAVTSGAPRPQWLDYCRELDEKANQAVRAELGSHPKPTGLHVAAVVMNALREGDQLVLGASNPVRDAALVSHPRPGIKVLSNRGVAGIDGTVSTAVGAALHHEGRTIALIGDLTFLHDASGLLIGPGEPRPADLTIVVANDDGGGIFELLEQGDPQYAGVFERVFGTPHGMDLAALCAAYRIPHRQVDPEQLAVELAGHAHGTRVLEVATERSSLRELHAAVRAGICP from the coding sequence GTGAACCCGTCTACAGCACAAGCGCAGGTCGTCGTGGACGAACTCGCGCGCGGGGGTGTACGGGATGTCGTCCTGTGCCCCGGATCGCGCAACGCGCCGCTGGCCTTCGCGCTGCAGGCCGCCGACGCCGCCGGTCGGCTGCGGTTGCACATGCGCATCGACGAGCGGACGGCGGGCTTTCTCGCCATCGGCCTCTCGGTCGCCAGTCGGCTGCCCGTGCCCGTCGTGATGACCTCGGGCACCGCCGTCGCGAATCTCGGCCCCGCCGTGCTCGAGGCCAACTACGCCCGCATCCCGCTGGTGGTGCTCAGCGCGAACCGGCCCTACGAGATGCTCGGCTCCGGCGCGAATCAGACCGTCGAGCAGTTCGGTCTGTTCGGTAGCCAGGTCCGCGCCGCGATCAGCCTCGGCCTCGCCGAGCAGGAGCCCGCGACCGCGGAGTGTGCTGAGTACGGGCACCAGAACAGCCAGTGGCGCTCGGCCGTGTGCCGGGTGCTCGCCGCCGCGCGCGGCACCCGCTCGGGCAACGCGGGCCCGGTGCACTTCGACATTCCGCTGCGCGAGCCGCTGGTCCCCGACCTCGCCCCCGGCGAGCAGCCCCCGGCCGGGCGCGACGCCGACGAAGCCTGGACCAAGACGCAGTACGCCACCCTCGACGTGCCGCTCGATCTCGACCTGACCCCGGACACCGTCGTCATCTCCGGACACGGCGCCGGCCTGCGGCCGGAACTGGCCGCGCTGCCCACGGTCGCCGAGCCCACCGCGCCGATGCACGGGCCCGCGCTGCACCCGCTGGCGCTGCCGCTGCTGCGGCCGCGCCAGGCGATCATCACCGGGCGCCCGACTCTGCACCGGCAGGTCTCCAAGGTCCTCGCCGATCCTGCGGTTCGGGTCTACGCGCTCACCACCGGCCCGCGCTGGCCCGATGTCTCGGGCAACGTGCTCGGCACCGGGACGCGCGCGGTGACGTCCGGAGCGCCGCGCCCGCAGTGGCTGGACTACTGCCGCGAACTCGACGAGAAGGCGAATCAGGCGGTGCGCGCCGAACTCGGCAGCCATCCGAAGCCGACGGGTCTGCACGTGGCCGCCGTGGTGATGAACGCGCTGCGCGAGGGCGATCAGCTGGTGCTCGGTGCGTCCAACCCGGTGCGCGACGCCGCGCTGGTCTCGCACCCGCGTCCCGGCATCAAGGTGCTGTCGAACCGGGGTGTCGCGGGCATCGACGGCACAGTGTCCACCGCCGTCGGCGCGGCACTGCACCACGAGGGCAGGACCATCGCGCTCATCGGCGACCTGACCTTCCTGCACGACGCCTCCGGCCTGCTGATCGGGCCCGGTGAGCCGCGTCCCGCCGACCTGACCATCGTGGTCGCCAACGACGACGGCGGCGGCATCTTCGAACTGCTCGAGCAGGGCGATCCGCAGTACGCGGGCGTGTTCGAGCGGGTCTTCGGCACCCCGCACGGGATGGACCTGGCCGCGCTGTGCGCCGCGTATCGCATTCCGCATCGGCAGGTCGATCCGGAGCAGCTGGCCGTCGAGCTCGCGGGGCACGCGCACGGCACGCGGGTGCTCGAGGTGGCCACCGAGCGATCCAGCCTGCGTGAGCTGCACGCGGCGGTGCGCGCCGGGATCTGCCCCTGA
- a CDS encoding DUF6918 family protein — protein MVAALSESLLDDAKRPAFLADAVEVLDAEVSDKGGASGLAVKGGYAAVKKISPSIVPDALESLAPKLVAQLEPFWQEYAASGTGKFGDLLVAKSDEVAEALLAVTDARADASTRPALKKVYSSMRSSAKKNVIEALPRVGDLVQKHAN, from the coding sequence GTGGTTGCAGCACTGTCTGAATCCCTGCTCGACGACGCCAAGCGCCCGGCTTTTCTTGCCGATGCCGTCGAGGTTCTTGATGCCGAGGTCTCGGACAAGGGTGGTGCGTCCGGCCTGGCTGTGAAGGGTGGCTACGCGGCGGTCAAGAAGATCAGCCCGTCGATCGTGCCTGATGCGCTGGAGTCGTTGGCGCCCAAACTCGTTGCCCAGCTCGAGCCGTTCTGGCAGGAGTACGCCGCGTCCGGCACGGGCAAGTTCGGTGATCTGCTCGTCGCCAAGTCGGACGAGGTCGCCGAGGCCCTGCTGGCCGTCACCGACGCGCGTGCCGATGCTTCCACCCGGCCCGCGCTGAAGAAGGTCTACTCGTCGATGCGTTCCTCGGCCAAGAAGAACGTCATCGAGGCACTGCCCCGGGTCGGCGACCTGGTGCAGAAGCACGCCAACTGA
- a CDS encoding VOC family protein, whose product MEILNSRILLRPTDYKTTLAFYRDSLGLAIAREYPGGTVFFAGQSLVEVAAHGGSGRAAPFQGALWLQVRDVSDAAAELALKGIAIDKSPAVQPWGLIEMWLRDPDGVPIVLVEVPADHPIRRDTRRSDD is encoded by the coding sequence ATGGAGATCCTCAACAGCAGAATCCTGCTGCGCCCCACGGACTACAAGACCACGCTCGCGTTCTACCGCGACAGCCTCGGCCTCGCGATCGCCCGCGAGTATCCGGGCGGCACCGTCTTCTTCGCCGGGCAGTCGCTGGTCGAGGTGGCCGCGCACGGCGGCTCGGGTCGTGCGGCACCGTTCCAGGGCGCGCTCTGGCTGCAGGTGCGTGACGTGTCCGACGCCGCGGCCGAGCTCGCGCTGAAAGGCATCGCGATCGACAAGTCCCCGGCCGTGCAGCCGTGGGGGCTGATCGAGATGTGGCTGCGCGACCCGGACGGGGTGCCGATCGTGCTCGTCGAGGTGCCGGCCGATCACCCGATACGCAGAGATACCCGCCGGTCAGACGACTGA
- a CDS encoding PaaI family thioesterase, whose amino-acid sequence MDRAAQRDSGSGSRATREREKPVIDRSAVDESRYAKHGGFPKVSRAKIGADFGPFVEAMRTLQDLAVSVDAPDEVFAAARAKAEELVDLLEPYRAPELQGPAGRAVELPGRGSLLLLPWRVLEAGPDGIRMAGEFRRFHLGGNGAAHGGVLPLLFDDLLGMIVHYAGRPISRTAYLHVNYRKITPLQTPLTVRGRVDRIEGRKTFITAELLDEQGNVLADCEGLMVQLLPWQP is encoded by the coding sequence ATGGATAGAGCAGCACAGCGCGACTCGGGGAGCGGTAGCCGCGCGACGCGGGAGCGCGAGAAGCCGGTGATCGATCGCAGCGCGGTGGACGAGTCCCGTTACGCGAAGCACGGGGGATTTCCGAAGGTCTCGCGCGCGAAGATCGGGGCGGACTTCGGCCCGTTCGTCGAGGCGATGCGCACGCTGCAGGACCTCGCCGTTTCGGTGGACGCGCCGGATGAGGTGTTCGCCGCCGCACGCGCGAAGGCCGAAGAGCTCGTCGATTTGCTGGAGCCCTACCGGGCGCCGGAATTGCAGGGGCCCGCGGGCCGCGCGGTCGAATTGCCGGGGCGCGGCAGCCTTTTGCTGCTGCCGTGGCGGGTGCTCGAGGCGGGCCCGGACGGGATTCGGATGGCGGGGGAGTTCCGGCGGTTTCATCTCGGCGGCAACGGCGCGGCACACGGTGGCGTGCTGCCGCTGCTGTTCGACGATCTGCTCGGCATGATCGTGCACTACGCCGGACGCCCGATCAGCCGCACCGCGTATCTGCATGTGAATTATCGCAAGATCACCCCGTTGCAGACGCCGCTGACGGTGCGCGGGCGGGTGGATCGGATCGAGGGGCGCAAGACGTTCATCACCGCCGAATTGCTCGATGAGCAGGGCAATGTGCTCGCCGACTGCGAAGGGTTGATGGTGCAATTACTGCCGTGGCAGCCATGA
- a CDS encoding 1,4-dihydroxy-2-naphthoyl-CoA synthase, producing the protein MTFNPKLWRPVPGFENLTDITYHRHIEQGTVRIAFDRPEVRNAFRPHTVDELYRALDHARMTPDVGAVLLTGNGPSPKDGGWAFCSGGDQRIRGRNGYQYASGDTADTVDQARAGRLHILEVQRLIRFMPKVVIALVNGWAAGGGHSLHVVCDLTLASREHARFKQTDADVGSFDGGYGSAYLAKMVGQKFAREIFFLGRPYTAEEMHQMGAVNKVVDHAELEDVALEWTADINGKSPQAQRMLKYAFNLLDDGLVGQQLFAGEATRMAYMTDEAVEGRDSFLEKRKPDWSPYPWYF; encoded by the coding sequence GTGACGTTCAATCCGAAGTTGTGGCGGCCCGTCCCCGGGTTCGAGAATCTGACCGACATCACCTATCACCGGCACATCGAACAGGGCACCGTGCGGATCGCCTTCGATCGTCCCGAGGTGCGCAACGCGTTTCGCCCGCACACGGTCGACGAACTCTATCGGGCGCTCGACCACGCGCGGATGACCCCGGATGTCGGCGCCGTGCTGCTCACCGGCAACGGGCCGAGCCCCAAGGACGGCGGCTGGGCGTTCTGCTCCGGCGGCGATCAGCGCATCCGCGGCCGCAACGGCTACCAGTACGCCAGCGGCGACACCGCGGACACGGTGGACCAGGCGCGTGCGGGCCGGTTGCACATCCTCGAGGTGCAGCGACTCATCCGCTTCATGCCGAAGGTGGTCATCGCCCTGGTGAACGGCTGGGCCGCGGGCGGCGGGCACAGCCTGCACGTGGTCTGCGACCTCACCCTGGCCAGTCGCGAGCACGCCAGGTTCAAGCAGACCGACGCCGATGTCGGCAGCTTCGACGGCGGCTACGGCAGCGCCTACCTCGCGAAGATGGTCGGCCAGAAGTTCGCCAGGGAGATCTTCTTCCTCGGCCGCCCGTACACCGCCGAGGAGATGCACCAGATGGGCGCGGTGAACAAGGTGGTCGACCATGCCGAGCTCGAAGACGTCGCACTGGAGTGGACCGCCGATATCAACGGCAAATCGCCACAGGCGCAACGCATGCTGAAGTACGCGTTCAACCTGCTCGACGACGGGCTGGTGGGCCAGCAGCTGTTCGCGGGCGAGGCGACCAGGATGGCGTACATGACCGACGAGGCCGTCGAGGGCCGCGACTCGTTCCTGGAGAAGCGCAAGCCCGACTGGTCCCCCTACCCCTGGTACTTCTGA